CAGTGTTACACCATAAGCTGAAAGCAAATTACTCATTCCGGGAGCTACACCAATATCTGAAATAACACAAACGCCTTTTTCTTTTGCCAGCTCATTCAAATCAAACATATTCTCAGGATAAAAAGCAATATCAATACAGTCCTTCCTTGAGTTAATTATACGTCTTAAACTTTCAAAACCCATAAATCCGGGCGTTGCATTAATCACGAAATCAGCATCTGCAACAACTTGCTCAATGGCTCCTACGGCTGATAAATCCATTTTCCTTGCTTGCACACCAGCAGCTCTCAATTTCCCAAAATTCTGATCGTTAAAATCAACAGCTAAAACGTCAAACTCTTTTCCTTTGGCTAAATCTAAAGCCATTGGAGCGCCCACTAAACCAGCTCCTAAAACAATAACTTTCCTCATCAAAATATTTTTCATTAAAAATACAAAAATCTCCAGTAAACAATAAAATATTTTTTGCGACTCAAGTGTAACAATTCGTATCTTGATTGGTCATTAATACAGATGTTGTTCAGCAAAACAAAATATCGCGATATCCACCATCACCTGATTGCCAATTGCAAAAAAGGCAACCGGAAAGCGCAAATCGAAATTTACAAGCTCTATAATAAGGCGATGTATAATTCAGCACTACGCATTCTGAAAAATCAGGCTGATGCTGAGGATGTGATGCAAGACTCTTTTTTGGATGCTTTTACACGTATTCATCTTTATCGAGAAGAAGGAAATTTTGGAGGATGGCTAAAAAGAATAGTGATTAATAATGCAATAGATTTTATCCAAAAACGAAAGCCAACAAACGAATTAGACGAAAGTCAGATTTTACTGACGGATGAACAAGAAGAATGCATAGAAAATGATTGTCGATTAGAAGATATAAAAGAAGCCATGAAAATGATTAAACAAGAATACCGTATTATAATTTCGCTTTACCTCTTTGAAGGCTATGATCACGAGGAAATTGCGAGTATTCAAAACATCAGCTATGGCTTATCGCGAACGCGCTACTCTCGGGCACGACAAAGTCTTTTGAAAGTTATTCATCAACTTCAAACAGAAAGGGAAATGAAATGGGCTTAAATAATTTAGAAAACAAGATAAGGGAAAACAAAATGTTTTTCGACGAAGAACCTTCAGTAGATCATCTTGAAAAATTTCAAGCAAGATTAGATAAGATAGAAAATCCGAAGAATATCCATCATGGATTTTTATTTACTTCAACTAAAACCTTTGTTCTTGCCGCTTC
The nucleotide sequence above comes from Bacteroidales bacterium. Encoded proteins:
- a CDS encoding saccharopine dehydrogenase NADP-binding domain-containing protein, with amino-acid sequence MRKVIVLGAGLVGAPMALDLAKGKEFDVLAVDFNDQNFGKLRAAGVQARKMDLSAVGAIEQVVADADFVINATPGFMGFESLRRIINSRKDCIDIAFYPENMFDLNELAKEKGVCVISDIGVAPGMSNLLSAYGVTLLDETEDIKIYVGGLPVKRELPWEYKAPFSPVDVIEEYTRPARFIVDGQVITKAALTDGEIIEFPVIGELEAFNSDGLRSLMYTLDVPNMIEKTLRY
- a CDS encoding sigma-70 family RNA polymerase sigma factor, whose translation is MLFSKTKYRDIHHHLIANCKKGNRKAQIEIYKLYNKAMYNSALRILKNQADAEDVMQDSFLDAFTRIHLYREEGNFGGWLKRIVINNAIDFIQKRKPTNELDESQILLTDEQEECIENDCRLEDIKEAMKMIKQEYRIIISLYLFEGYDHEEIASIQNISYGLSRTRYSRARQSLLKVIHQLQTEREMKWA